Below is a window of candidate division WOR-3 bacterium DNA.
TTCGCCATAAAACTCCTTTCAGAAACTCTTCAATTGGTGAAAACCGAGTTCAATTGGTGTTGGTCTTCCGAATATCACCACCATCACCTTCACCTTTTCTCTTTCAGGATAAATTTCTTCTACGGTGCCGACGAAATCAGTAAAAGGTCCATCTATGACAGTAACCCGTTCTCCTTTTGTAAAAGGTATTTTTGTAACAATTTTTTTCTTGGATTCTTCAACCTGTGCTAAAAGTGCATTAACTTCATCTTCTCCCAGGGGTATCGGTTTATTTCTTGTGCCCAGAAAATGGGTAACTCCAGGTACAGAGTTCACAAGTTTTAAAGCCTCGTTCGTTGGTTCCA
It encodes the following:
- the nusG gene encoding transcription termination/antitermination protein NusG, which produces MNWYVVHTLTGHEQKVKKILERVIKEQGMENNFGKIIIPVENLIKIKKGKKVMEERRLYPGYIVIEMEPTNEALKLVNSVPGVTHFLGTRNKPIPLGEDEVNALLAQVEESKKKIVTKIPFTKGERVTVIDGPFTDFVGTVEEIYPEREKVKVMVVIFGRPTPIELGFHQLKSF